Proteins encoded together in one Bos indicus isolate NIAB-ARS_2022 breed Sahiwal x Tharparkar chromosome 3, NIAB-ARS_B.indTharparkar_mat_pri_1.0, whole genome shotgun sequence window:
- the GLMP gene encoding glycosylated lysosomal membrane protein isoform X2 — MSGYEKPSRGWGFCALSPVLLSLLMAAPLGLLGEETRQLFEFDSTNMSDAASRPLGKSYPPYTLANFSWNNITDSLDPATLSATFRGHPIRDPTGAFTNGSLAFRVQAFSTSGRPAQPPRLLHSADTCQLEVALVGACPRGNRSLFGLEVATLGQGPGCPSMQEQHSIDDEYAPAVFQLDQLLWGSLPSGFMQWRPVAFSQKRGSRDSAMPCQSSPLQPTLAYLLPQSPIVRAFFKTQDHSCAFNLTFGASTGPGYWDQHYLSWSVLLGVGTPPVDALSPLVLGIMAVALGAPALMLLAGGLFLLLGRKRDSEYQSIN, encoded by the exons ATGAGCGGCTATGAAAAGCCTAGCCGGGGTTGGGGGTTCTGTGCCCTCAGCCCCGTGCTCCTGAGTCTACTGATGGCAGCTCCACTTGGCCTGCTAGGGGAGGAGACCCGCCAG CTGTTTGAGTTTGACAGCACCAACATGTCTGATGCGGCCTCAAGGCCTCTGGGAAAATCATATCCCCCGTACACCTTGGCCAATTTCTCCTGGAacaacatcactgactcactggatcCTGCCACCCTCAGCGCCACATTTCGAGGCCATCCCATTCGCGACCCCACTGGGGCTTTTACCAATGGCAGCCTGGCCTTCAGG GTCCAGGCCTTCTCCACATCTGGCCGACCAGCCCAACCCCCTCGCCTCCTGCACTCGGCGGACACCTGCCAGCTAGAGGTGGCCCTGGTTGGGGCCTGTCCCCGGGGAAACCGCTCCCTGTTTGGGCTGGAGGTAGCCACCTTGGGCCAGGGTCCTGGCTGCCCCTCAATGCAGGAGCAGCACTCCATCGATGACGAGTATGCCCCTGCTGTGTTCCAG CTGGACCAGCTGCTATGGGGCTCCCTCCCATCAGGCTTCATGCAGTGGCGACCAGTGGCTTTCTCCCAGAAGCGGGGCAGCCGGGACTCAGCCATGCCCTGCCAATCTTCCCCGCTTCAGCCCACCTTGGCATACCTTCTCCCCCAGTCACCCATTGTCCGAGCCTTCTTTAAGACCCAGGACCACTCCTGTGCCTTCAATCTGACATTTGGGGCTTCCACAGGCCCTGGCTACTGGGACCAACACTACCTCAGCTG GTCCGTGCTCCTGGGTGTGGGCACCCCTCCAGTGGATGCCTTGTCCCCACTAGTCCTAGGCATCATGGCAGTGGCCCTAGGTGCTCCAGCACTCATGCTGCTGGCAGGAGGCCTGTTTCTGCTGCTGGGCCGCAAGCGGGACTCTGAATACCAGTCCATAAATTGA
- the GLMP gene encoding glycosylated lysosomal membrane protein isoform X1 — protein MSGYEKPSRGWGFCALSPVLLSLLMAAPLGLLGEETRQVSLKVISNRLDFSQNLLHIRAVGTNSTLHYVWSSLGPPAVLLVATNTPNSTLSVNWSLLLSSDPDGGLMVLPEESIQFSSALVFTRLFEFDSTNMSDAASRPLGKSYPPYTLANFSWNNITDSLDPATLSATFRGHPIRDPTGAFTNGSLAFRVQAFSTSGRPAQPPRLLHSADTCQLEVALVGACPRGNRSLFGLEVATLGQGPGCPSMQEQHSIDDEYAPAVFQLDQLLWGSLPSGFMQWRPVAFSQKRGSRDSAMPCQSSPLQPTLAYLLPQSPIVRAFFKTQDHSCAFNLTFGASTGPGYWDQHYLSWSVLLGVGTPPVDALSPLVLGIMAVALGAPALMLLAGGLFLLLGRKRDSEYQSIN, from the exons ATGAGCGGCTATGAAAAGCCTAGCCGGGGTTGGGGGTTCTGTGCCCTCAGCCCCGTGCTCCTGAGTCTACTGATGGCAGCTCCACTTGGCCTGCTAGGGGAGGAGACCCGCCAG GTGTCTCTGAAGGTCATCTCTAACAGGCTGGACTTTTCCCAGAACCTGCTTCACATTCGGGCAGTGGGCACCAATTCCACGCTGCACTATGTGTGGAGCAGCCTGGGTCCCCCAGCAGTGCTGTTGGTGGCCACCAACACCCCCAACAGCACCCTGAGTGTCAACTGGAGCCTCCTGCTCTCCTCTGATCCTGACGGGGGCCTGATGGTGCTCCCTGAGGAGAGCATCCAATTTTCTTCTGCCCTTGTCTTTACCAGG CTGTTTGAGTTTGACAGCACCAACATGTCTGATGCGGCCTCAAGGCCTCTGGGAAAATCATATCCCCCGTACACCTTGGCCAATTTCTCCTGGAacaacatcactgactcactggatcCTGCCACCCTCAGCGCCACATTTCGAGGCCATCCCATTCGCGACCCCACTGGGGCTTTTACCAATGGCAGCCTGGCCTTCAGG GTCCAGGCCTTCTCCACATCTGGCCGACCAGCCCAACCCCCTCGCCTCCTGCACTCGGCGGACACCTGCCAGCTAGAGGTGGCCCTGGTTGGGGCCTGTCCCCGGGGAAACCGCTCCCTGTTTGGGCTGGAGGTAGCCACCTTGGGCCAGGGTCCTGGCTGCCCCTCAATGCAGGAGCAGCACTCCATCGATGACGAGTATGCCCCTGCTGTGTTCCAG CTGGACCAGCTGCTATGGGGCTCCCTCCCATCAGGCTTCATGCAGTGGCGACCAGTGGCTTTCTCCCAGAAGCGGGGCAGCCGGGACTCAGCCATGCCCTGCCAATCTTCCCCGCTTCAGCCCACCTTGGCATACCTTCTCCCCCAGTCACCCATTGTCCGAGCCTTCTTTAAGACCCAGGACCACTCCTGTGCCTTCAATCTGACATTTGGGGCTTCCACAGGCCCTGGCTACTGGGACCAACACTACCTCAGCTG GTCCGTGCTCCTGGGTGTGGGCACCCCTCCAGTGGATGCCTTGTCCCCACTAGTCCTAGGCATCATGGCAGTGGCCCTAGGTGCTCCAGCACTCATGCTGCTGGCAGGAGGCCTGTTTCTGCTGCTGGGCCGCAAGCGGGACTCTGAATACCAGTCCATAAATTGA